Proteins from a genomic interval of Lysobacter stagni:
- a CDS encoding GNAT family N-acetyltransferase, with amino-acid sequence MAPVRTRPLRRDDWPTIHALFGDRGACAGCWCMWWRVPMGGRTWEAAKGAPNRVAFQALIERGEASGVLAFIGEEAVGWCAIGPRGDFPRLDRSRTLHRDWSADTWSLNCLFVPARWRGQGVAKALVAAAIDHARQQGAREVEAYPQGVDPGERQAAAFVWTGVPSLFEAAGFQRQSPAGRGRALYLLRLG; translated from the coding sequence ATGGCCCCTGTCCGCACCCGCCCGCTCCGTCGCGATGACTGGCCCACGATTCATGCGCTGTTCGGCGATCGGGGCGCGTGCGCCGGCTGCTGGTGCATGTGGTGGCGCGTGCCCATGGGCGGTCGCACCTGGGAAGCGGCGAAGGGCGCGCCCAACCGCGTGGCCTTCCAGGCACTGATCGAACGAGGAGAGGCTTCCGGGGTCCTGGCCTTCATCGGCGAGGAAGCCGTGGGCTGGTGCGCGATCGGTCCGCGCGGGGACTTCCCCCGCCTGGATCGGAGCCGAACCCTCCACCGCGACTGGAGCGCAGACACCTGGTCGCTCAACTGCCTGTTCGTGCCGGCGCGCTGGCGCGGCCAGGGGGTGGCGAAGGCGCTGGTCGCGGCCGCCATCGACCACGCCCGGCAACAGGGGGCGCGGGAAGTCGAGGCCTACCCGCAGGGCGTCGACCCGGGCGAGCGCCAGGCCGCGGCGTTCGTCTGGACGGGCGTGCCCTCCCTGTTCGAGGCTGCCGGCTTCCAGCGGCAGTCCCCGGCGGGGCGCGGGCGCGCCCTGTACCTGCTCCGGCTAGGCTGA